TCGCTGGGGCTGTTTTTTCGCCGCAAGCTGTTAAAGCGCCAGTTGCTAATAATACAACTGCTGCAATTTTTGTTAGTTTCATAGCTGTTCTCTTTTAATTTGACGGCTAGAGCGTAGAAAAAAAGAAGCTAAAGTTCAAGAGCGAGTTATTGATCGGAAATAAAAAAACCGGCATAAAGCCGGTTTTTTAAAAGTTTTACAAAATTAAAGTGCTTTAATAGCTGCGTTTAAACGACTTTTGCTACGAGCTGCTTTATTTTTGTGGATAAGACCTTTACTTGCGTAACGATCTAAAATTGGTGTAGCTGCCGCTAATTCGTTAGTTGCAGTTTCTTTGTCACCGGCTTCAATTGCAGCGATTACTTTTTTTACTAAAGTGCGCATCATTGAACGACGACTTGCATTATGTTGACGGCGCTTTTCAGATTGTACTGCGC
This window of the Thalassotalea atypica genome carries:
- the rpsT gene encoding 30S ribosomal protein S20, whose translation is MANSKQAKKRAVQSEKRRQHNASRRSMMRTLVKKVIAAIEAGDKETATNELAAATPILDRYASKGLIHKNKAARSKSRLNAAIKAL